Proteins from a single region of Rhodospirillales bacterium:
- a CDS encoding polysaccharide deacetylase family protein: MSDWADLMRELDAWHEGGRCATFWWRDDDATRVTLELEHLLDIAAAKATPVALAVIPSGADDGLRRHLASRRLASVLQHGWSHANHAPDGVRQEEFGLHRPLAIMLDEIVRGWRHITTFARALPIFVAPWNRMEAHLLSHLGACGLKAVSTLGPRPVAVAANSLRQTNVHVDIIDWQGTRGFFGLAPVLDQVISHLRARREGRVDAGEPTGLMTHHGFHDAGCWTFIEAILDHTRAHPAARWLSAEEAFFG, encoded by the coding sequence ATGAGCGATTGGGCTGATCTGATGCGCGAGCTTGATGCCTGGCATGAAGGCGGCCGCTGCGCGACATTCTGGTGGCGCGACGATGATGCGACGCGTGTGACCCTCGAGCTCGAGCACCTGCTCGACATCGCCGCCGCCAAGGCAACACCGGTCGCGCTCGCGGTGATCCCGTCGGGCGCCGATGATGGCTTGCGCCGCCACCTCGCCAGCCGTCGCCTCGCCTCTGTTCTGCAACACGGCTGGAGCCATGCCAACCATGCGCCGGACGGGGTGCGACAGGAGGAGTTCGGATTGCACCGGCCGCTTGCGATCATGCTGGACGAAATTGTCCGGGGCTGGCGGCACATCACCACGTTTGCCCGCGCGCTTCCCATCTTCGTGGCGCCCTGGAACCGGATGGAGGCGCACCTGCTGTCCCACCTGGGCGCCTGCGGCCTCAAGGCGGTTTCAACCCTCGGTCCGCGTCCTGTCGCCGTAGCGGCGAACAGCCTCCGCCAAACCAACGTTCACGTCGATATCATCGACTGGCAGGGCACGCGCGGGTTCTTCGGTCTTGCCCCGGTCCTCGATCAGGTCATAAGCCACCTGCGAGCCCGGCGCGAGGGGCGGGTCGATGCCGGCGAGCCGACCGGACTGATGACTCACCACGGCTTTCACGACGCCGGCTGCTGGACGTTCATCGAGGCGATTTTGGACCACACGCGCGCGCATCCGGCGGCTCGCTGGCTTTCGGCCGAAGAGGCCTTCTTTGGCTGA
- a CDS encoding glycosyl transferase family 28, which produces MTPRVLVYVQHLLGIGHLKRASLIVRRMAASGLDVSVALGGRNVPGIDFTGCARIFLPPAHAADDTFATLIDEDGRPIDDAWRERRATRLLSEFAAFDPNVVMIELFPFGRRMFAFELLPLLAAARARPQPPVIVCSLRDILVHRPDATKNRKAVSLARSWFDRILVHGDARLVPIEASFPEMADIAERLTYTGYVVEPPPEPAERGASPIGAGEVIVSVGGGAVGLPLLRAALAAKPLTRLAERTWRLITGPNLADAAYDQLAWSPPPGVIVERWRPDLPAMLQSCAVSISQAGYNTVMDVLQAGARAVFVPFAAGNETEQTLRAQILDARGWAVSVDPAGLTAEILAAAVDKALTLKPPCVEIDRGGITNTARIIGALARRARAGQGGS; this is translated from the coding sequence TTGACCCCCCGCGTCCTGGTCTACGTCCAGCATCTTCTCGGCATCGGCCATCTCAAGCGCGCGTCGCTGATTGTCCGCCGCATGGCGGCCTCGGGCCTCGACGTTTCGGTCGCGCTCGGCGGACGGAACGTACCGGGAATCGACTTTACCGGCTGCGCGCGAATCTTCCTTCCGCCGGCGCACGCGGCCGATGATACCTTCGCAACACTAATCGACGAGGACGGCCGGCCGATCGACGATGCGTGGCGCGAGCGGCGCGCCACCCGGTTGTTGTCCGAGTTCGCGGCCTTCGATCCCAATGTGGTGATGATTGAGCTGTTCCCGTTCGGCCGGCGGATGTTCGCCTTCGAACTGCTGCCGTTGCTGGCCGCCGCCCGCGCCCGGCCGCAACCGCCGGTGATCGTCTGCTCACTGCGCGACATCCTCGTTCACAGGCCGGACGCGACGAAGAACCGCAAGGCCGTATCGCTCGCCCGCTCGTGGTTCGATCGCATCCTCGTTCACGGCGACGCCCGGTTGGTTCCGATCGAGGCGTCGTTTCCCGAAATGGCGGACATTGCCGAACGTCTGACCTACACCGGCTATGTCGTCGAACCGCCGCCCGAACCCGCCGAACGCGGAGCAAGCCCGATCGGGGCCGGCGAGGTTATCGTCTCGGTGGGCGGCGGCGCCGTCGGACTGCCGTTGTTGCGTGCGGCGCTGGCGGCAAAGCCGCTCACCCGCCTGGCCGAGCGGACATGGCGACTGATCACCGGCCCCAATCTCGCGGACGCGGCCTATGACCAGCTCGCCTGGTCACCGCCACCGGGCGTTATCGTCGAGCGCTGGCGCCCGGATCTGCCGGCAATGCTGCAGTCCTGCGCGGTTTCGATCTCCCAGGCGGGCTACAATACGGTTATGGACGTCCTGCAGGCGGGCGCGCGTGCCGTGTTCGTTCCGTTCGCCGCCGGCAACGAGACGGAGCAGACGCTGCGCGCGCAGATCCTCGATGCGCGCGGATGGGCGGTTAGCGTCGATCCGGCCGGCCTGACGGCGGAAATACTTGCCGCCGCCGTCGACAAGGCATTGACGTTGAAGCCGCCTTGCGTCGAAATCGACCGGGGGGGAATCACAAACACCGCGCGGATCATCGGCGCACTCGCCCGCCGCGCGCGTGCCGGGCAGGGCGGATCATGA
- a CDS encoding glycosyltransferase family 4 protein yields MRIAFYAPMKSARHPLPSGERTMARLLTAALAAGGHAIVTASRLRSYEGAGDSERQKKIARLGHRIAERLVRCWAGAGADQRPDLWFTYHLYHKAPDWVGPWVCDHLGIPYVVAEASHAAKRARGPWADGLAAAASAIARADLLFVLNSADTQGLRPLLCPSSRLVPLPPFVDAAAFVAASNDPVARLATRRRHGIPAETPLIACVAMMRPGDKLASYRLLADALARIAGRAWRLMVIGDGPARAAVAAAFAPLHERVHWIGRIDEAELPALYAAADLCAWPAIGEAWGMALIEAQAAGVPVVAGRSGGVADVVADGTTGLLAPIGDAHALASAIAVLLDEPLRRRQMGRAARRRVQARHDVAAAAATLNDALRALVGRARRIA; encoded by the coding sequence ATGCGAATAGCGTTCTATGCGCCGATGAAATCGGCCCGTCATCCGCTGCCTTCGGGTGAGCGGACGATGGCGCGCTTACTGACCGCCGCTCTCGCCGCCGGCGGTCACGCCATCGTGACCGCCTCGCGTCTGCGCAGCTACGAAGGCGCCGGCGATAGCGAGCGGCAGAAGAAAATCGCCCGCCTCGGGCACCGCATCGCCGAGCGCCTGGTGCGGTGTTGGGCGGGCGCGGGCGCGGACCAACGCCCGGACCTGTGGTTCACCTATCACCTCTACCACAAGGCGCCCGACTGGGTGGGACCTTGGGTGTGCGATCATCTCGGCATCCCCTATGTCGTGGCGGAAGCGTCGCATGCGGCGAAACGCGCGCGCGGGCCGTGGGCCGACGGTCTCGCGGCGGCCGCCAGCGCGATCGCCCGCGCCGACCTGCTTTTCGTGCTCAACTCGGCGGACACGCAGGGCCTTCGCCCGTTGCTCTGCCCGTCCTCCCGTCTCGTCCCCCTCCCCCCTTTCGTCGACGCGGCTGCGTTCGTGGCAGCGAGCAACGATCCTGTGGCGCGCCTCGCCACCCGCCGCCGGCACGGCATCCCCGCTGAGACGCCGCTCATCGCCTGCGTTGCGATGATGCGCCCGGGCGACAAGCTGGCATCCTACCGGCTGCTGGCGGACGCGCTCGCCCGGATTGCCGGTCGCGCCTGGCGGCTGATGGTGATCGGGGACGGTCCGGCGCGCGCCGCGGTGGCCGCCGCATTTGCCCCGCTGCACGAGCGAGTCCACTGGATCGGGCGCATCGACGAAGCGGAGCTGCCTGCGCTTTACGCCGCCGCCGATCTTTGCGCGTGGCCCGCGATCGGCGAGGCCTGGGGCATGGCGCTGATCGAGGCGCAGGCGGCGGGCGTTCCGGTCGTCGCCGGGCGAAGCGGGGGCGTAGCCGACGTCGTCGCCGACGGGACGACGGGCCTGCTGGCGCCGATCGGCGATGCCCATGCGCTGGCTTCAGCCATCGCGGTTCTGCTCGACGAACCGCTTCGCCGCCGGCAGATGGGACGAGCGGCGCGAAGGCGTGTTCAGGCGCGCCACGACGTCGCCGCCGCCGCCGCGACGCTAAACGACGCCCTGCGCGCGCTGGTCGGACGGGCGAGGAGGATCGCTTGA